A stretch of the Gossypium hirsutum isolate 1008001.06 chromosome D07, Gossypium_hirsutum_v2.1, whole genome shotgun sequence genome encodes the following:
- the LOC107954311 gene encoding probable magnesium transporter NIPA7 isoform X1, producing the protein MGMSQDNLRGFILALLSSGFIGASFIIKKKGLRRAAAVSGVRAGYGGYAYLLEPLWWLGMVTMIVGEVANFVAYAFAPAILVTPLGALSIIVSAVLAHFMLKEKLHQLGVLGCVMCISGSVIIVIHAPQESPITSVQEIWAMATQPAFLLYLGSVIVLVVLLILYFAPRCGHTNVLVFTGICSLMGSLSVMSVKALGTALKLTFEGKNQLVYLETWFFMFIVATCVIIQMNYLNKALDTFNTAVVSPIYYVMFTSLTIIASVIMFKDWDGQNTGSIISELCGFIAVLCGTILLNSAKDSDRGSSFRGEHAPLSPTLSTGLFSGNRETLKHDEENELSPDDICLRKQEPY; encoded by the exons ATGGGTATGTCTCAAGACAATCTAAGAGGGTTTATTTTGGCATTGTTGTCCAGTGGGTTTATTGGAGCAAGTTTTATCATTAAAAAGAAAGGTCTTAGAAGAGCTGCTGCTGTTTCTGGTGTTAGAGCTG GTTATGGTGGATATGCATATCTTTTGGAGCCTTTATGGTGGTTGGGCATGGTCACAA TGATTGTTGGAGAGGTTGCAAACTTTGTCGCTTATGCATTTGCTCCAGCAATTCTTGTTACTCCTCTTGGTGCATTAAGCATTATTGTAAG TGCTGTCTTGGCTCACTTCATGTTGAAGGAGAAGTTACATCAGCTAGGGGTTTTAGGATGCGTTATGTGTATCTCAGGTTCGGTCATAATAGTTATCCACGCACCACAAGAGAGCCCTATCACTTCTGTTCAGGAGATATGGGCTATGGCTACACAACCGG CATTTTTACTCTATCTGGGCTCAGTTATTGTATTGGTCGTCCTTTTGATCTTATATTTTGCACCAAGATGTGGGCATACAAATGTGTTGGTTTTCACTGGCATTTGTTCATTAATGGGATCTCTCTCG GTGATGAGTGTTAAAGCCCTTGGAACCGCACTCAAACTAACCTTTGAGGGAAAGAACCAACTAGTCTACCTGGAGACATGGTTCTTTATGTTCATTGTCGCTACATGTGTCATTATACAAATGAATTATCTCAACAAG GCCCTTGATACGTTCAACACTGCAGTTGTGTCCCCTATTTATTATGTCATGTTCACATCGCTTACAATCATTGCCAGTGTCATTATGTTCAAG GATTGGGACGGCCAAAACACAGGAAGCATCATATCTGAACTATGTGGCTTCATTGCTGTGCTTTGTGGTACCATTCTGTTAAACTCAGCCAAAGACTCTGATAGAGGTTCTTCCTTCAGAG GTGAGCATGCACCTCTATCCCCTACATTGTCTACCGGACTCTTCAGTGGTAACCGTGAAACTCTGAAGCATGATGAAGAAAATGAGCTATCGCCTGATGATATTTGTTTGAGGAAGCAAGAACCGTACTAA
- the LOC107954311 gene encoding probable magnesium transporter NIPA3 isoform X2, translating into MGMSQDNLRGFILALLSSGFIGASFIIKKKGLRRAAAVSGVRAGYGGYAYLLEPLWWLGMVTMIVGEVANFVAYAFAPAILVTPLGALSIIVSAVLAHFMLKEKLHQLGVLGCVMCISGSVIIVIHAPQESPITSVQEIWAMATQPAFLLYLGSVIVLVVLLILYFAPRCGHTNVLVFTGICSLMGSLSVMSVKALGTALKLTFEGKNQLVYLETWFFMFIVATCVIIQMNYLNKALDTFNTAVVSPIYYVMFTSLTIIASVIMFKVSMHLYPLHCLPDSSVVTVKL; encoded by the exons ATGGGTATGTCTCAAGACAATCTAAGAGGGTTTATTTTGGCATTGTTGTCCAGTGGGTTTATTGGAGCAAGTTTTATCATTAAAAAGAAAGGTCTTAGAAGAGCTGCTGCTGTTTCTGGTGTTAGAGCTG GTTATGGTGGATATGCATATCTTTTGGAGCCTTTATGGTGGTTGGGCATGGTCACAA TGATTGTTGGAGAGGTTGCAAACTTTGTCGCTTATGCATTTGCTCCAGCAATTCTTGTTACTCCTCTTGGTGCATTAAGCATTATTGTAAG TGCTGTCTTGGCTCACTTCATGTTGAAGGAGAAGTTACATCAGCTAGGGGTTTTAGGATGCGTTATGTGTATCTCAGGTTCGGTCATAATAGTTATCCACGCACCACAAGAGAGCCCTATCACTTCTGTTCAGGAGATATGGGCTATGGCTACACAACCGG CATTTTTACTCTATCTGGGCTCAGTTATTGTATTGGTCGTCCTTTTGATCTTATATTTTGCACCAAGATGTGGGCATACAAATGTGTTGGTTTTCACTGGCATTTGTTCATTAATGGGATCTCTCTCG GTGATGAGTGTTAAAGCCCTTGGAACCGCACTCAAACTAACCTTTGAGGGAAAGAACCAACTAGTCTACCTGGAGACATGGTTCTTTATGTTCATTGTCGCTACATGTGTCATTATACAAATGAATTATCTCAACAAG GCCCTTGATACGTTCAACACTGCAGTTGTGTCCCCTATTTATTATGTCATGTTCACATCGCTTACAATCATTGCCAGTGTCATTATGTTCAAG GTGAGCATGCACCTCTATCCCCTACATTGTCTACCGGACTCTTCAGTGGTAACCGTGAAACTCTGA